In Candidatus Saccharimonadales bacterium, one genomic interval encodes:
- a CDS encoding GNAT family N-acetyltransferase has protein sequence MTDTEVSIRSAKHEDLNRIISMSEGLQAESRQFEPGLTFNADEAMSYYASELKNDAAHIIVAERSGSIVGYQYSYIEVLDYLADKNRECHLEAIYVEPQLRGLGIAARLLEEAERWAVEEQHADRFKAGIYASNTASEKLHEKYGFKPYYVEYIKEA, from the coding sequence ATGACAGATACGGAAGTCTCTATACGAAGTGCCAAGCACGAAGATCTTAACAGGATTATCTCCATGAGTGAAGGACTTCAGGCGGAATCGCGCCAGTTTGAGCCAGGGTTAACATTTAACGCGGACGAGGCGATGTCGTACTATGCTTCAGAACTTAAAAATGACGCAGCGCACATTATCGTTGCGGAACGTAGTGGCTCGATCGTCGGGTATCAGTATAGTTATATTGAAGTACTCGACTATCTCGCGGACAAAAACAGAGAATGTCATCTTGAAGCCATCTATGTCGAGCCCCAACTACGCGGCCTTGGCATTGCGGCGCGACTTCTCGAAGAAGCCGAACGCTGGGCTGTCGAGGAACAGCATGCAGATCGTTTTAAGGCTGGAATTTACGCCAGCAATACCGCGTCCGAAAAACTCCATGAAAAATATGGTTTTAAACCGTATTATGTTGAATATATTAAGGAAGCGTGA